In one Mesorhizobium australicum genomic region, the following are encoded:
- a CDS encoding DUF1150 family protein, giving the protein MTNEKINITQAELAHVGEGALAYLREIGSDELTARFPGMPELESGLKLWALFAANGQPILLSDARDTALAGAFQNDLTPVSLH; this is encoded by the coding sequence ATGACGAATGAAAAGATCAACATCACCCAAGCCGAACTGGCCCATGTGGGCGAGGGCGCCCTTGCCTACCTGCGCGAAATCGGCAGCGATGAGCTCACCGCGCGCTTCCCCGGCATGCCCGAACTGGAATCCGGGCTGAAGCTGTGGGCGCTGTTCGCGGCCAACGGCCAGCCGATCCTGCTGAGCGACGCCCGCGACACCGCGCTGGCCGGTGCGTTCCAGAACGACCTGACGCCTGTCAGTCTCCACTGA
- the ptsN gene encoding PTS IIA-like nitrogen regulatory protein PtsN, with product MDLSDLIDQKAIMPSLRANSKKQLLQLLSEKAAEMTGIPEREVFDTILQRERLGSTGVGNGIAIPHGKLAGVKKITGLFARLEQPVEFEALDDQPVDLVFLLLAPEGAGADHLKALSRIARVLRDGDTVAKIRATADPAAIHSFLSETPASHAA from the coding sequence ATGGACCTGAGCGACCTGATCGACCAAAAGGCGATCATGCCCTCGCTGCGAGCAAACTCGAAGAAGCAGCTTCTGCAGCTCCTTTCCGAGAAGGCCGCCGAAATGACCGGCATTCCCGAGCGGGAAGTTTTTGACACGATCCTCCAGCGGGAGCGCCTCGGCTCGACCGGCGTCGGCAACGGCATCGCGATCCCGCACGGCAAGCTCGCCGGCGTGAAGAAGATCACCGGGCTTTTCGCCCGGCTCGAGCAGCCGGTTGAATTCGAGGCGCTGGACGACCAGCCGGTGGACCTTGTCTTCCTCCTCCTGGCCCCCGAAGGCGCCGGAGCGGATCATCTCAAGGCCCTGTCGCGCATCGCGCGGGTGCTGCGGGATGGCGACACGGTTGCGAAGATCCGCGCGACCGCGGACCCGGCCGCCATCCATTCATTCCTGTCTGAGACCCCGGCCTCCCACGCCGCGTGA
- the hpf gene encoding ribosome hibernation-promoting factor, HPF/YfiA family — MNLRISGKQMEIGDAFRGRIEERITDAVAKYFDGGFSGHVTVEKQGSRFTADCIVHLDTGLTLQATGQGQDPVPAFEAAAERIEKRLRRYNRRLKSYNSSNSNGNATDMSYRVMEALPDDDEEIPADYAPAIVAESVLSLRSMSVASAVIELDAKDSPVFVFRNSGSDQLNIVYRRPDGNIGWIDPSLQTRGT; from the coding sequence ATGAACCTGCGAATTTCGGGCAAGCAGATGGAAATCGGCGATGCGTTCCGCGGACGCATCGAGGAACGCATCACCGACGCGGTTGCCAAATATTTCGACGGCGGGTTCTCAGGGCATGTGACGGTCGAGAAACAGGGGTCGCGCTTCACCGCCGACTGCATCGTGCATCTCGACACCGGGCTGACCCTGCAGGCCACCGGGCAGGGCCAGGATCCGGTTCCGGCCTTCGAAGCCGCCGCTGAACGAATCGAAAAACGCCTGCGGCGCTACAATCGCAGGCTGAAATCTTACAATTCCAGCAATTCCAACGGCAACGCGACCGACATGTCGTATCGCGTGATGGAAGCCCTCCCCGACGATGACGAGGAGATACCCGCCGACTACGCCCCGGCCATCGTGGCGGAAAGCGTTTTGTCCCTGCGTTCCATGTCCGTCGCCTCAGCCGTCATCGAGCTGGACGCGAAGGACAGCCCGGTGTTCGTCTTCCGCAATTCGGGAAGCGACCAGTTGAACATCGTCTACCGCCGGCCCGACGGAAACATCGGCTGGATCGACCCGTCGCTGCAGACCCGCGGCACCTAA
- the rpoN gene encoding RNA polymerase factor sigma-54, whose translation MALAAKLQMRQSQALVMTPQLMQSIRLLQYTHTELERFIDEEIERNPLLERVSDEASGGEDGPEAAPLPDEPSSDWLEPELEWSAETISDKLDSTLENVFPDEPGAIDRLGPDLAAQWKSNSNGKQPASEGFDLDAVAARPVTLRDHIAEQISFAFVDPVDRMIAADLADSLDEAGYFRGDVAETAERLDIAARVVERVLGVCQTFDPVGIFGRDLAECLSLQLRARNRLDPAMAKLLAHLELLARRDFQALRRICGVDEEDLIDMLAEIRALDPKPGLAFSTGPTTSIIADVIVKAAPDGSWTIELNPETLPRVLVDQAYYTRVNATARNAGEKDFLAECLQNANWLTRSLDQRARTILKVTAEIVRQQDGFLAHGVSHLRPLNLRTVADAIGMHESTVSRVTSNKYMLTPRGVFELRYFFTASIASAEGGDAHSSEAVRHRIRSLIEQEQSADVLSDDAIVDILRKTGIDIARRTVAKYREGMNIPSSVQRRREKRAMAFANA comes from the coding sequence ATGGCGTTAGCAGCCAAGCTTCAGATGCGACAGTCGCAGGCGCTCGTCATGACGCCGCAGCTGATGCAGTCGATCCGTCTGCTGCAATACACCCACACCGAGCTGGAACGGTTCATCGACGAGGAGATCGAGCGCAACCCCCTGCTCGAACGCGTGTCGGACGAGGCGTCGGGCGGCGAGGATGGGCCAGAGGCCGCGCCCCTTCCGGACGAGCCTTCGTCCGACTGGCTGGAGCCGGAGCTCGAATGGAGCGCCGAGACCATTTCAGACAAGCTCGACAGCACGCTCGAGAACGTCTTCCCCGACGAGCCGGGCGCGATCGACCGTCTGGGTCCGGACCTCGCCGCACAATGGAAATCGAACAGCAACGGTAAGCAGCCGGCGAGCGAGGGCTTCGACCTGGACGCAGTCGCCGCCCGTCCGGTGACGCTCCGGGACCATATCGCCGAGCAGATTTCCTTCGCCTTCGTCGATCCGGTCGACCGGATGATCGCCGCCGATCTTGCCGATTCGCTCGACGAGGCGGGTTATTTCCGCGGCGACGTCGCGGAAACCGCCGAGCGGCTCGACATCGCGGCCAGGGTGGTCGAGCGCGTGCTCGGCGTGTGCCAGACCTTCGATCCGGTGGGCATCTTCGGCCGCGATCTCGCCGAATGCCTGTCGCTGCAGCTGCGCGCCCGCAACAGGCTCGATCCGGCCATGGCCAAGCTTCTGGCGCATCTCGAACTCCTCGCCCGGCGCGATTTCCAGGCGCTGCGCCGCATCTGCGGCGTCGACGAGGAGGACCTGATCGACATGCTGGCGGAAATCCGGGCGCTCGATCCCAAGCCCGGGCTGGCCTTTTCCACAGGGCCGACGACCAGTATCATCGCCGATGTTATCGTGAAGGCCGCGCCCGATGGCAGCTGGACGATCGAGCTCAACCCGGAAACCCTGCCCCGCGTGCTGGTCGACCAGGCCTATTACACGCGGGTGAATGCGACCGCGCGCAACGCCGGCGAAAAGGATTTCCTGGCCGAGTGCCTGCAGAACGCCAACTGGCTGACCCGCAGCCTCGACCAGCGGGCCAGGACGATCCTCAAGGTCACGGCGGAGATCGTGCGCCAGCAGGACGGCTTCCTCGCGCATGGTGTGAGCCATCTTCGGCCGCTGAACCTGCGCACGGTCGCCGACGCCATCGGCATGCACGAATCGACCGTGTCGCGGGTGACCTCGAACAAATACATGCTGACCCCGCGTGGCGTGTTCGAGCTGCGCTACTTCTTCACCGCCTCGATCGCGTCGGCCGAGGGCGGCGACGCGCACTCGTCCGAGGCGGTCCGCCACCGCATCCGCAGCCTGATCGAACAGGAACAGTCGGCGGACGTGCTGTCCGACGACGCGATTGTGGATATCCTGCGGAAAACCGGCATCGACATCGCGCGCCGGACGGTCGCCAAATACCGGGAGGGCATGAATATTCCGTCCTCCGTGCAGCGCCGCCGGGAAAAGCGCGCGATGGCCTTCGCCAACGCCTGA
- the lptB gene encoding LPS export ABC transporter ATP-binding protein codes for MPDPKKGVKAAAEARPTIASDKAHAKGTLIARGLTKSYKGRDVVRGVSIGVRAGEAVGLLGPNGAGKTTCFYMVTGLVPVDKGTIELDGFDVTSMPMYRRARLGIGYLPQEASIFRGLSVENNIRAVLEVVEKNKAERERSLDALLEEFHISHLRKSPSIALSGGERRRLEIARALASRPTFMLLDEPFAGIDPIAVADIQQLVRHLTSRGIGVLITDHNVRETLGLIDRAYILHAGEVLTHGRAADIINNPDVRRLYLGESFTL; via the coding sequence ATGCCGGACCCGAAAAAGGGCGTGAAGGCCGCTGCCGAGGCGCGGCCCACGATCGCCTCCGACAAGGCGCACGCCAAGGGCACGCTGATCGCGCGCGGGCTGACCAAGAGCTACAAGGGCCGCGACGTGGTGCGCGGCGTCTCGATCGGCGTGCGCGCCGGCGAGGCGGTGGGGCTTCTCGGTCCCAACGGCGCGGGCAAGACGACCTGCTTCTACATGGTCACGGGGCTGGTGCCCGTCGACAAGGGCACGATCGAGCTGGACGGGTTCGACGTCACGAGCATGCCGATGTACCGCCGCGCGCGGCTCGGCATCGGCTATCTGCCGCAGGAGGCGTCGATCTTCCGCGGCCTCTCGGTCGAGAACAACATCCGCGCCGTGCTTGAAGTCGTGGAGAAGAACAAGGCGGAGCGCGAGCGGTCGCTCGACGCGCTGCTCGAGGAGTTTCATATCTCGCATCTGCGCAAATCGCCGTCCATCGCGCTGTCCGGCGGCGAGCGCCGGCGGCTCGAGATCGCGCGCGCGCTTGCCAGCCGGCCGACCTTCATGCTGCTCGACGAGCCCTTCGCGGGCATCGACCCGATCGCGGTGGCCGACATCCAGCAGCTTGTCCGGCACCTGACCAGCCGCGGCATCGGCGTGCTGATCACAGACCACAATGTCCGCGAGACACTGGGTCTGATCGACCGCGCCTACATCCTGCACGCAGGCGAAGTGCTGACCCACGGCCGCGCTGCCGACATCATCAACAACCCCGATGTGCGCCGACTTTACCTCGGCGAGAGCTTTACCCTTTAG
- a CDS encoding LptA/OstA family protein: protein MRTTRLLAGLCAGLALMATGALAQERTGNFSGLQLQGDKPIQIESDKLEVRDTESIAIFTGNVSVVQGDTLLKSGKMTVHYKKKEGAEASSTTMPGGGNIERMEVDGKVYVKTKTQVATGDRGTFDMATEIMTLTGSEVVLTEGQNVIVGCKLTVEMKSGAAKLEGCGSGSGRVKMLLTPEKQGQ, encoded by the coding sequence ATGCGTACAACTAGGCTTCTGGCCGGCCTTTGCGCCGGCCTCGCGCTTATGGCGACGGGCGCGCTGGCCCAGGAACGGACAGGCAATTTCTCCGGCCTCCAGCTCCAGGGCGACAAGCCCATCCAGATCGAGAGCGACAAGCTCGAGGTGCGCGACACCGAGAGCATCGCCATCTTCACCGGCAATGTCAGCGTCGTGCAGGGCGACACGCTGCTGAAGTCGGGCAAGATGACCGTGCACTACAAGAAGAAGGAAGGCGCGGAGGCGTCGTCCACCACGATGCCCGGCGGCGGCAACATCGAGCGGATGGAAGTCGACGGCAAGGTCTACGTGAAGACGAAGACCCAGGTCGCGACCGGCGACCGCGGCACGTTCGACATGGCCACCGAGATCATGACGCTCACCGGCAGCGAGGTCGTCCTCACCGAGGGGCAGAACGTGATCGTCGGCTGCAAGCTGACCGTCGAGATGAAGTCCGGCGCGGCGAAGCTGGAAGGCTGCGGCAGCGGCTCGGGACGCGTCAAGATGCTGCTCACCCCCGAGAAGCAGGGCCAATAG
- the lptC gene encoding LPS export ABC transporter periplasmic protein LptC, producing the protein MESAETRALTPAARADEVFARAQRHSRLVRWLKVWLPGLAVAGVVGFIGWSYLSIPTVAGIDIEGAAISDGKLVMANPKLDGFTRDKLPYTMTAVRAIQDLGNTSVIHLEGIDAKLPVDPKNTAKVVAKSGVYDNGNNTLVIDSPMTVTTTDGMTANLNSANLDMNAGTMSTGDPVEILLNGSKIKALSMNMADNGRVIVFENRVRVDIEPSKKSGEAASGGGNAYN; encoded by the coding sequence ATGGAAAGCGCCGAAACGCGCGCGCTGACGCCTGCCGCGCGAGCGGACGAGGTGTTCGCCCGCGCGCAGCGTCATTCGCGCCTTGTACGGTGGCTGAAGGTATGGCTGCCGGGCCTCGCGGTGGCGGGCGTGGTCGGCTTCATCGGCTGGTCCTATCTGTCGATTCCCACCGTGGCGGGGATCGACATCGAAGGCGCGGCCATCAGCGACGGCAAGCTCGTAATGGCCAATCCGAAGCTCGACGGCTTCACCAGGGACAAGCTGCCCTACACGATGACGGCCGTCCGCGCGATCCAGGATCTCGGCAACACCAGCGTCATCCATCTCGAGGGCATCGACGCCAAGCTGCCGGTGGATCCGAAGAACACGGCCAAGGTCGTCGCCAAGAGCGGCGTCTACGACAACGGCAACAATACGCTGGTGATCGACAGCCCGATGACGGTGACGACCACCGACGGCATGACCGCCAACCTGAACTCGGCCAATCTGGATATGAATGCCGGCACGATGTCGACGGGCGACCCGGTCGAGATCCTGCTGAACGGGTCGAAGATCAAGGCGCTGTCGATGAACATGGCCGACAACGGCCGCGTGATCGTGTTCGAGAATCGCGTGCGCGTCGACATCGAACCCAGCAAGAAATCAGGCGAGGCGGCGAGTGGGGGCGGCAATGCGTACAACTAG